In Cervus elaphus chromosome 5, mCerEla1.1, whole genome shotgun sequence, the following proteins share a genomic window:
- the LOC122693131 gene encoding nuclear envelope pore membrane protein POM 121-like — protein sequence MGSSVFGQDGLRIDPPEGLVEELPMDRAEEESPSNTKALGGQHPPGRLGRPQLDPRTRRFSVAGPGHPAVRVLLSTRKPTHKYPVTLHLRFVTASLRRCSMIPQTLRSFLGVLTSLCRRHHQRKAVLGARISTMCRGSASAVGTVPVCGGRQQQVTPVPPTTLRCTPGSCTEKTVRRALGESGKGLAQQEEDPAFTEKDHQKGGPDGSRGERSTFRPLGARGDFSAFVPRPGPLRRNLHAKSSVDGSTEKLQTSCVSSCPQRNAITSSHSSTRGFPPGQRRTGPCMPRGLPRRSSRKASEGGPPPPCAAHVASQSNSRPEDAEASRGQKRTWENGPATSDRPRPGRRRFPLLPRRRGEPLRLPAPPELGFRVTAEDLDAEKAAAFRRINSALRDETPAPQPCRRFPAPADPPAPGRAPRPERGQRESASPAPVDARASAGGAPAAHPWSGGRHGSPGPLSPRSQALSGAPSHSRPPAPFTLPTPASSPGSGSAGLSARPPSPSAPASAPAPGTAGARGSPAPAPGATWLPGFQQKPVRGPLRNAAGGGGPSQPPAWGPAAEDATPAFPAALGSSGLGSPTPMCLDSPVFTRHSPPPISDPQSLPPTSQLIRSSLPTRPSPCTSGGLTPHPASDTQVTPMDTIPPSQSPLFGSPPGSSRSLFPSSQALQTPPRDSAASVTVSTSLPGLRFSGSSHTRAPAQPISGAPDVQQRGAPAWDHSPHYRNPAAPALTGDPTSAPGPPAPPTNSPMGIHASTQPALAATPAAFPPGPAPAPGSAAATCVPQAVPSAGPNSGPRCSTVGGSSTAPCRSGGPAEPRGVGNGASVLDLSCPFAALSISTQRRGARRTTHSRAGRVAQNTGAFLARAPPW from the exons ATGGGGTCATCCGTCTTCGGGCAAGATGGTCTGCGCATCG ATCCCCCCGAGGGCCTGGTGGAGGAGTTGCCCATGGacagggcagaggaagagagcCCGTCTAACACCAAG gctctGGGGGGCCAGCACCCGCCAGGACGGCTCGGCCGCCCCCAGCTCGATCCCCGCACCCGCCGGTTTTCCGTGGCCGGCCCAGGTCACCCAGCTGTCCGTGTCCTGCTGTCCACTCGCAAGCCAACCCACAAGTATCCAGTGACTCTGCATCTGCGCTTTGTCACAGCGTCTCTGAGACGGTGTTCTATGATCCCGCAGACCCTGCGCTCCTTCCTGGGGGTCCTCACCTCCCTCTGCAGGCGACACCATCAGAGGAAGGCGGTGCTGGGTGCTCGCATCTCCACGATGTGCCGCGGCTCAGCGTCCGCAGTGGGCACGGTCCCTGTGTGTGGTGGGCGCCAGCAGCAGGTCACCCCCGTGCCGCCCACCACACTCAGGTGTACCCCGGGCTCCTGCACAGAGAAGACGGTGAGGAGGGCCCTGGGAGAGAGCGGGAAGGGGCTGGCCCAGCAGGAGGAAGACCCCGCATTCACAGAGAAGGACCATCAGAAAGGGGGCCCCGATGGCTCTCGGGGTGAACGATCAACATTTAGGCCCCTTGGGGCCCGGGGAGACTTCTCTGCCTTCGTGCCCAGGCCTGGGCCTCTGCGGAGAAACCTCCACGCCAAGAGCTCAGTAGACGGATCCACGGAGAAACTCCAGACCTCTTGTGTGAGCTCCTGCCCCCAAAGAAATGCCATCACGAGCTCCCACAGCTCCACCCGAGGTTTCCCGCCAGGGCAGAGGAGGACAGGCCCCTGCATGCCGCGAGGGCTGCCCAGGAGGTCCTCGAGGAAAGCGAGCGAGGGGGGCCCGCCGCCGCCCTGTGCCGCCCACGTGGCTTCCCAGAGCAACAGCCGGCCTGAGGACGCGGAGGCTTCCAGGGGGCAGAAACGAACCTGGGAGAATGGCCCCGCCACATCGGACCGTCCCAGGCCCGGAAGACGCAGGTTTCCTCTGCTGCCGCGCAGGCGAGGGGAGCCGCTGAGGCTGCCCGCACCCCCTGAGCTGGGTTTCCGAGTTACCGCCGAAGACCTGGACGCGGAGAAAGCAGCAGCGTTCCGGCGCATCAACAGCGCGCTGCGGGATGAGACCCCAGCCCCGCAGCCCTGCCGTCGCTTCCCCGCGCCTGCCGACCCTCCGGCCCCCGGCAGGGCTCCTCGGCCCGAGAGAGGCCAGAGGGAGTCGGCCTCCCCAGCGCCAGTGGACGCCCGGGCGTCTGCTGGAGGGGCCCCCGCTGcgcatccctggtcagggggaaGGCACGGCTCCCCCGGGCCCCTCTCTCCCCGGTCCCAGGCCCTCTCGGGCGCTCCTTCCCACTCACGGCCCCCCGCCCCTTTCACCTTGCCCACCCCCGCTTCCTCCCCAGGATCGGGCAGCGCGGGCCTGTCTGCTCGGCCCCCAAGCCCCTCCGCCCCTGCTTCGGCACCCGCGCCAGGCACGGCGGGAGCGAGGGGAAGCCCGGCTCCGGCCCCGGGTGCGACTTGGCTTCCCGGCTTCCAGCAGAAGCCGGTCCGGGGACCTCTTAGGAACGcggcaggaggaggaggccctTCCCAGCCCCCGGCGTGGGGCCCTGCTGCGGAAGATGCCACACCGGCCTTCCCTGCAGCGCTGGGCTCCTCGGGCTTGGGGTCCCCCACACCCATGTGCCTGGACTCTCCTGTCTTCACCCGCCATAGCCCCCCTCCCATATCTGATCCTCaatccctgccccccaccagccAGCTCATCCGGTCTTCTCTCCCAACCAGACCCTCACCCTGCACATCTGGGGGCCTGACTCCCCACCCCGCTTCTGACACTCAGGTCACCCCCATGGACACCATTCCACCCTCCCAGTCTCCCCTCTTCGGGTCTCCTCCTGGATCCAGCAGGAGCCTCTTCCCATCTTCCCAGGCCCTGCAGACGCCCCCCAGGGACAGCGCGGCCTCTGTCACGGTCAGCACCAGCCTGCCTGGACTCCGGTTCAGCGGCTCCTCTCACACCAGAGCCCCTGCCCAGCCCATCTCTGGGGCCCCTGACGTGCAGCAGCGCGGAGCCCCAGCCTGGGACCACTCTCCACACTACAGAAACCCGGCAGCTCCAGCCCTAACAGGGGACCCAACCTCTGCTCCAGGgcccccagctccacccaccaacTCCCCCATGGGCATCCATGCCAGCACCCAGCCGGCCTTGGCTGCCACCCCAGCTGCATTCCCACccggcccagcccctgcccctggctctgCAGCTGCCACCTGCGTGCCCCAGGCCGTGCCCAGTGCTGGGCCCAACAGCGGGCCGCGCTGCTCCACAGTTGGTGGATCAAGCACAGCCCCCTGCAGGTCGGGGGGCCCGGCCGAACCTCGGGGCGTTGGGAACGGAGCATCTGTCCTGGATCTCAGCTGCCCCTTTGCTGCTCTCAGCATTTCAACACAAAGAAGGGGAGCCCGGAGAACCACACACAGCAGAGCGGGAAGAGTGGCCCAGAACACCGGGGCCTTCCTGGCCAGAGCCCCCCCATGGTGA